A genomic stretch from Ureibacillus composti includes:
- a CDS encoding DUF4870 domain-containing protein, translated as MEQQSKVISAISYLSIFFAPFLLPLILYFVTKDQEVKFHAKRALISHSIPTILGLFYGVLIIIFSFTASMDNGDFIFISIIISTLIYFAITIIITAWNIFQAIRVFRRELIT; from the coding sequence TTGGAACAGCAATCTAAGGTTATTTCTGCGATCAGCTACCTAAGTATTTTTTTTGCACCTTTCTTACTTCCTTTAATTTTGTATTTTGTTACGAAAGACCAAGAAGTAAAATTTCATGCAAAACGTGCACTCATCTCACATTCAATCCCTACCATACTTGGCCTCTTTTACGGTGTTCTAATTATTATATTTTCCTTTACTGCCAGTATGGACAATGGTGACTTTATATTTATTAGTATAATCATTTCAACTCTAATATACTTTGCGATCACGATTATTATAACTGCCTGGAACATCTTTCAAGCAATTCGAGTATTTCGACGGGAGTTAATTACGTAA
- a CDS encoding SMC family ATPase, protein MKPIKLTMRAFGPYKNEEVIDFTKLQDHRLFVISGSTGAGKTTIFDGICFALYGYGSGQDRKDTKMLRSDFADDQVHTAVELIFEIHGRHYRVLRQLPHVKEGRKSATGEKYEFFEIVSDDQEVPVVERQKVTDINQKLEEIIGLTYDQFSQIVMLPQGEFRKLLTSQSDNKEEILRKIFKTNRYGEMTKKLEEKKRQAEEKLNEAKILKNTYIGQLSGVLPKRDDSYLFTLLEQNGNIFQIQDALQEEFVYYQQKVKDDQKKYQESFDQFQERQRLYVADKTFNERIEAHEKKIEKLQQLEQQKTYFENLKTQYDEAIRASQIKPLNDQCISLSQAKIKEQEKLQEVTLQFEATKDSLQKIHKEFILEEQKQTERDEAFKRVMNLQQLLPVYEKMNHQTILVQNLYKETEQASSSLEQVVKLLATKKDEIEKIAFVIEQLEKEVDQLDEAKEEQIHLREIMNMYKQYHSLNGQVLNLKNECEFVTKQYQVAKEDYELEENRWINNQAAILATKLLPGSPCPVCGSTDHNVTHGEINDMIDENELKRLKAIYSEAQQRKSTAEANFLAITNQLNQSLLELNQLEATIEQQEELTNRFNEINELVQRLQVGKEKLVKNKNQLKQLQQDSNQLEQQRKHLEEHERQIKEQFLKENTVLEQQRNAIPEEFQHLSQLQQALTTAESFKNQHQMAWEHVQKQYQHVQNLVAKTEESLRYQTDLVKQSEANLQSAKEQFRTALNAAGFENYQQFKEAIRSEREQQQLQQQYMNFTTELHSLTSQITEEAELLKGKEKVDLTEAERMLEELKAAYEEAQKTLNLTETYERNCIDFSEKLDRIAEEIFQLEEVSNQIVDLYNLLRGQNGKKVSFERYVQMGYLEQITEAANIRLRNISNGQYYLQCSDRQESHGRQSGLSLDVYDSYTGQSRDVKSLSGGEKFNASLCLALGMADVIQSFQGSVRIDTMFIDEGFGSLDEESLMKAIDTLIDLQKSGRMIGIISHVAELKAAMPAILQVEKSKEGYSKTSIFVK, encoded by the coding sequence ATGAAACCAATCAAATTAACAATGAGAGCGTTTGGTCCCTATAAAAACGAAGAAGTTATTGATTTTACAAAGTTACAAGACCATCGACTTTTTGTTATTTCTGGTTCAACTGGTGCCGGAAAAACAACTATCTTTGATGGGATTTGTTTTGCCTTATATGGCTATGGAAGTGGACAAGATCGTAAAGATACCAAAATGCTCAGAAGTGATTTTGCCGATGATCAAGTTCATACAGCAGTGGAGTTGATTTTTGAGATTCACGGTCGACATTACCGAGTACTACGACAATTACCACATGTAAAAGAAGGTAGAAAATCAGCAACAGGGGAAAAATATGAGTTCTTTGAAATAGTATCTGATGATCAAGAAGTACCTGTTGTGGAACGTCAAAAAGTAACAGATATCAATCAAAAGCTTGAGGAAATCATTGGTTTAACATACGACCAATTCAGTCAAATCGTTATGTTACCACAAGGTGAGTTTCGAAAACTATTAACTTCTCAATCTGATAACAAAGAAGAAATCTTACGAAAAATCTTTAAAACGAATCGCTACGGAGAAATGACGAAGAAATTAGAGGAAAAAAAACGTCAGGCTGAGGAAAAACTCAATGAAGCAAAAATATTGAAAAATACTTATATCGGTCAATTATCAGGTGTCCTTCCTAAACGTGATGATTCATATCTATTTACATTACTAGAACAAAACGGTAATATTTTTCAAATTCAAGATGCCCTACAAGAAGAGTTTGTGTATTATCAGCAAAAAGTAAAGGATGATCAAAAGAAATATCAAGAGTCCTTCGATCAGTTTCAGGAGAGACAAAGATTATATGTTGCGGATAAGACGTTTAATGAACGTATCGAGGCACATGAAAAGAAGATTGAGAAGTTACAACAATTAGAGCAACAAAAAACGTATTTTGAGAATTTGAAAACACAATATGATGAGGCCATTCGGGCAAGTCAAATAAAACCCTTAAATGACCAATGTATCTCGCTATCTCAAGCGAAAATAAAAGAACAAGAAAAACTTCAAGAGGTAACACTTCAATTTGAGGCTACTAAGGATTCTCTTCAAAAGATTCACAAGGAGTTTATCCTTGAAGAGCAAAAGCAAACTGAACGAGATGAAGCCTTTAAACGTGTAATGAATCTACAGCAATTACTCCCAGTTTATGAAAAAATGAATCACCAAACAATTCTTGTGCAAAATTTATATAAAGAAACAGAGCAAGCCTCTTCATCACTTGAGCAGGTGGTAAAATTACTAGCAACTAAAAAAGATGAAATTGAGAAAATTGCATTCGTTATTGAGCAACTTGAAAAAGAAGTTGACCAACTTGATGAGGCGAAAGAGGAGCAAATTCATTTACGTGAAATCATGAATATGTATAAACAATATCATAGCTTGAATGGACAAGTGCTCAATTTAAAGAATGAATGTGAGTTTGTTACTAAACAATATCAAGTAGCCAAAGAAGATTACGAACTTGAAGAAAATAGATGGATTAATAATCAAGCGGCAATACTTGCGACAAAGCTTTTGCCAGGTAGTCCATGTCCTGTATGTGGTAGTACAGATCACAACGTTACCCATGGTGAAATAAATGACATGATAGATGAAAATGAGTTAAAAAGATTGAAAGCCATTTACTCAGAAGCGCAACAAAGGAAATCTACTGCAGAAGCAAATTTTTTGGCTATTACAAATCAACTTAATCAAAGTTTACTTGAACTTAACCAATTGGAAGCAACAATTGAACAACAAGAAGAATTGACTAACCGATTTAACGAAATCAATGAGCTTGTACAACGATTGCAAGTAGGAAAAGAAAAGCTTGTAAAAAATAAAAATCAATTAAAACAATTACAACAAGACAGTAATCAACTTGAGCAACAAAGAAAGCATTTAGAAGAACATGAACGCCAAATAAAAGAGCAATTCCTTAAGGAGAATACAGTATTAGAGCAACAACGTAATGCGATACCAGAAGAATTCCAACATTTATCCCAATTACAGCAGGCACTCACTACTGCGGAATCGTTTAAAAACCAACATCAAATGGCTTGGGAACATGTTCAAAAACAATATCAACATGTACAAAATTTAGTTGCAAAAACAGAAGAATCCCTCAGATATCAAACAGACTTAGTTAAGCAATCTGAAGCTAACTTACAAAGTGCGAAAGAGCAATTTAGAACGGCTTTAAATGCAGCAGGTTTTGAAAATTATCAGCAATTTAAGGAGGCTATCCGTTCAGAAAGAGAACAACAGCAACTCCAACAACAATATATGAATTTTACAACTGAGCTCCATTCCTTAACTAGTCAAATTACAGAGGAAGCAGAACTATTAAAAGGCAAAGAGAAAGTAGATTTAACTGAAGCAGAAAGAATGTTAGAAGAATTAAAAGCAGCTTATGAGGAAGCGCAAAAAACTTTAAATTTAACGGAAACTTATGAACGAAACTGTATCGACTTTTCAGAGAAACTCGATCGTATTGCGGAAGAAATTTTCCAACTGGAAGAAGTATCTAATCAAATTGTCGATCTTTATAATCTATTACGTGGTCAAAACGGGAAAAAGGTATCATTCGAGCGCTATGTTCAGATGGGTTATTTAGAACAGATTACAGAAGCTGCTAACATTCGGTTGAGAAATATATCTAATGGACAATATTATTTACAATGCTCAGACAGACAAGAATCACATGGTCGTCAAAGTGGATTAAGTTTAGACGTCTATGATTCATATACAGGTCAATCACGTGACGTCAAATCATTATCAGGTGGGGAAAAATTTAACGCCTCCTTATGCTTAGCGTTAGGGATGGCAGATGTAATTCAAAGCTTCCAGGGAAGTGTACGAATAGATACGATGTTTATCGATGAAGGATTCGGGTCCCTTGACGAGGAATCGTTAATGAAGGCAATTGATACATTAATTGATTTACAAAAGTCTGGTCGAATGATTGGAATTATTTCGCATGTTGCGGAATTAAAAGCAGCTATGCCTGCAATTCTTCAAGTAGAAAAATCAAAAGAAGGATATAGTAAAACTTCTATTTTTGTTAAGTAA
- a CDS encoding exonuclease SbcCD subunit D: MKIFHTADWHLGKLVQGVYMTEDQRIVLQQFLDAIDEEKPDVVIIAGDLYDRALPPVEAVDLLDDLLAEIVMKRKVPVLSIAGNHDSPTRLQFGSKLMRESGLHIAGVLNKDIKTVVLQDEFGEVNFYLVPFAEPSTVKHIFEDPSISTYDEAMKKIIDMIEENMDKSKRHVMISHAFVTPHGEREENTSDSERPLAIGGTECVSAEYFHPFHYTALGHLHKAHYVLNETIRYSGSPLKYSSSEATHEKGFLIVDLDKDGQATITKRAFIPRRDIRIVEGTIQEILRHPQSEDYVFVRLTDLTPVVGAMEQIRTVYPNAMHVERKSLPLLEETVEGHAVRREQMDDMSLFKAFHNEILGAEPTEISVQLFEEILQEMLNEERESKVTVMNR; encoded by the coding sequence ATGAAGATTTTTCATACTGCAGATTGGCATTTAGGAAAGCTTGTACAAGGGGTCTACATGACGGAGGACCAACGCATTGTGTTACAGCAATTTTTAGATGCAATTGATGAAGAAAAACCAGATGTTGTAATTATTGCGGGTGACTTATATGACCGCGCACTGCCTCCCGTCGAAGCTGTTGATTTACTAGATGATTTACTTGCGGAAATCGTTATGAAACGCAAAGTACCGGTATTAAGTATTGCAGGAAACCACGATAGTCCAACTCGCCTTCAGTTCGGTAGTAAGTTGATGAGGGAAAGTGGCTTGCACATTGCAGGGGTTTTAAATAAGGACATTAAAACCGTTGTATTACAAGACGAGTTTGGAGAAGTGAATTTTTATCTGGTACCCTTTGCCGAACCATCAACTGTGAAACACATCTTTGAAGATCCATCCATCTCTACGTACGATGAAGCAATGAAAAAAATAATCGATATGATTGAAGAGAATATGGACAAGTCAAAAAGACATGTCATGATTTCGCACGCATTTGTTACACCTCATGGGGAAAGAGAAGAAAATACAAGTGATTCTGAACGTCCACTCGCAATTGGTGGGACAGAATGTGTAAGTGCAGAATATTTTCACCCATTTCATTACACAGCATTAGGGCACTTACATAAAGCCCATTATGTATTAAATGAAACCATTCGCTATTCAGGATCTCCATTAAAATACTCTTCTTCTGAAGCGACTCATGAAAAGGGATTTTTAATTGTTGACTTAGATAAAGACGGACAAGCAACCATTACAAAGCGTGCATTCATCCCGAGAAGAGACATAAGAATTGTGGAAGGAACAATTCAAGAAATTTTGAGACATCCTCAAAGTGAGGACTATGTTTTTGTGCGACTGACTGACTTAACGCCAGTAGTGGGTGCGATGGAGCAAATTCGTACAGTTTATCCGAATGCCATGCATGTTGAACGTAAATCATTACCACTACTTGAGGAAACTGTAGAGGGGCATGCAGTTCGAAGAGAACAAATGGATGATATGAGTCTATTCAAAGCATTCCATAATGAAATTCTAGGTGCTGAACCTACTGAAATTTCGGTTCAATTATTTGAAGAAATTTTACAAGAAATGTTAAACGAAGAACGTGAAAGTAAAGTGACGGTGATGAATCGATGA
- a CDS encoding aminopeptidase, with protein MTFEEKLEQYAELAVKVGVNIQKGQYLLINTSTDALDFARIVVKKAYEAGAGKVHVNLTDPTISRAFYEHGAEEEFSKYPKWIVAQRDELIERKGALLWIDAEDPDLLAGIPVSRLSAQQKAAGSALVNYRKAVMNDDIAWSIIAVPSLKWAAKVFPNLPQKEQVDALFDAIFKTVRIGEGDAVENWRKHVANLEDRAAQLNSKKFAKLHYKAPGTDLTIELPEKHIWLTGGSKAPDGTTFIANMPTEEVYTLPLKYGVNGYVSNTKPLAYQGNIIDQFTLTFEKGKIVKAEAEVGNDLLQELITADEGSAFLGEVALVPHESPISSSGILYYNTLFDENASNHLAIGEAYPTCFEGGRELSEGQLESLGINTSITHEDFMIGGPEMDIDGILPDGTEVPIFRKGSWAF; from the coding sequence ATGACTTTTGAAGAAAAGTTAGAACAATACGCTGAGCTTGCCGTTAAAGTTGGCGTTAATATTCAAAAAGGTCAATACTTATTAATAAACACTTCTACAGATGCATTAGATTTTGCTCGTATTGTAGTTAAAAAAGCATATGAAGCAGGTGCTGGAAAAGTTCACGTAAATTTAACTGATCCAACGATTTCCCGTGCATTTTATGAACACGGTGCAGAAGAAGAATTTAGTAAGTACCCAAAGTGGATTGTGGCACAGCGTGATGAATTAATCGAACGTAAAGGTGCTCTTTTATGGATTGATGCAGAGGATCCGGATCTACTTGCCGGAATTCCAGTTAGCCGTCTATCTGCACAGCAAAAGGCAGCAGGAAGTGCATTAGTTAATTATCGTAAAGCGGTCATGAATGATGATATAGCTTGGTCTATTATTGCGGTTCCATCACTAAAGTGGGCAGCAAAGGTATTTCCAAATCTACCTCAAAAAGAACAAGTGGATGCTTTATTTGATGCAATCTTTAAAACAGTTCGCATTGGTGAGGGAGATGCAGTTGAAAACTGGCGTAAACATGTGGCAAATCTAGAAGACCGTGCAGCTCAATTAAACAGTAAAAAGTTTGCGAAATTACATTATAAAGCGCCAGGTACTGATTTAACAATTGAGTTACCTGAAAAGCATATTTGGTTAACAGGTGGCAGCAAGGCTCCAGATGGAACAACATTCATTGCCAACATGCCAACAGAGGAAGTTTATACACTTCCATTAAAATATGGTGTAAATGGCTATGTTAGCAATACGAAACCTTTAGCTTATCAAGGAAACATTATCGATCAGTTTACCCTTACGTTTGAAAAAGGGAAAATTGTTAAAGCAGAAGCTGAAGTAGGAAATGATTTATTACAAGAACTTATTACCGCAGACGAAGGCTCAGCATTTTTAGGAGAAGTTGCATTAGTCCCGCACGAATCTCCAATTTCTTCTTCTGGAATTCTTTATTACAACACATTGTTTGATGAGAATGCTTCAAACCATTTAGCTATTGGGGAGGCATATCCTACTTGCTTCGAAGGTGGCCGTGAATTATCAGAAGGACAACTAGAATCACTAGGAATCAACACATCCATTACTCACGAAGATTTTATGATCGGCGGGCCTGAAATGGATATTGACGGGATTTTACCTGATGGCACAGAAGTTCCAATCTTCCGTAAGGGTAGTTGGGCCTTCTAA
- a CDS encoding DEAD/DEAH box helicase, with protein sequence MSVIELLNETLQSKWNFERTMKIQDEMIPAMLEGKDIVAESPTGSGKTLAYVLPILNKVDGSKKKTQALIVAPSQELAMQIVEVIRDWIVGTDITVQQLIGGANSARQIEKLKKKPTIVVGTPGRLNELARSNKLKLKEIDIVVLDECDQLLSREYRVVIKSFIEGAAYGRQVVVVSATITDEIKLVASRMMFEPVHIAIKPEDMVQVGKVVHSFIKVDERDKTDMLRRLASIEGVRGLAFVNNIDQVLMKETKLKYKDAKVVTLHSDMKKEERKKSLDDFRKGEARILIATDIAARGLDIEGLTHVIHVDVPHTIEQYTHRSGRTGRAGADGEVLTLLAYKDEKTYKKLLRELEKKPVQKIWYKGEIVEGNSKTVASKGGNK encoded by the coding sequence ATGTCAGTAATTGAATTATTGAATGAAACGTTACAGAGTAAATGGAATTTTGAAAGAACAATGAAAATCCAAGATGAGATGATTCCTGCAATGCTTGAAGGGAAAGATATTGTGGCAGAATCTCCAACTGGATCAGGAAAAACATTAGCATATGTTCTACCAATTTTAAATAAAGTAGATGGTAGTAAAAAGAAAACGCAAGCGCTAATTGTTGCCCCTTCTCAAGAACTCGCAATGCAGATTGTTGAAGTTATTCGTGATTGGATTGTTGGAACGGATATTACGGTACAACAATTAATTGGTGGTGCCAATTCAGCTCGCCAAATTGAAAAATTAAAGAAAAAGCCAACAATTGTCGTAGGGACACCTGGGCGATTAAACGAACTTGCTCGTTCAAATAAATTAAAGCTTAAAGAAATCGATATTGTTGTATTAGATGAATGCGATCAATTACTAAGTCGTGAATATCGAGTGGTTATTAAGTCCTTTATTGAAGGTGCTGCATACGGTCGTCAAGTGGTTGTTGTTTCTGCAACAATTACAGATGAAATAAAATTGGTGGCGAGTCGAATGATGTTTGAACCGGTTCATATTGCAATTAAACCAGAAGATATGGTACAGGTAGGCAAGGTCGTTCATTCCTTCATTAAAGTAGACGAACGAGATAAAACAGATATGCTAAGACGACTTGCGAGTATTGAAGGCGTGCGCGGTCTAGCATTTGTCAATAATATTGACCAAGTATTAATGAAAGAAACAAAACTTAAATATAAAGATGCAAAAGTTGTAACCTTACATTCAGATATGAAAAAAGAGGAACGAAAAAAATCACTTGATGACTTTAGAAAAGGTGAAGCTCGTATATTAATTGCTACGGATATTGCCGCTCGTGGTTTGGATATTGAAGGTCTTACGCATGTTATTCATGTGGATGTTCCTCACACAATTGAACAATATACACACCGCTCTGGTCGTACAGGTCGCGCGGGTGCAGATGGTGAAGTTTTGACGTTACTTGCATATAAAGATGAGAAAACGTATAAAAAATTACTCCGTGAATTAGAGAAAAAACCTGTTCAAAAGATTTGGTATAAAGGAGAAATTGTTGAAGGGAATTCCAAAACTGTAGCTAGTAAAGGAGGAAATAAATAA
- a CDS encoding amino acid racemase, with protein sequence MMKKILGIIGGVGPLATMFLGEMIVRRTNAVKDQDHLHTIIDNDTSIPDRTAYILDQTKENPVPFLTRDVKKLISVGADVICIPCNTAHTFYNEMQSASSVPVLHMIRETAKYAAKRGAKRVGVLATDGTLASKVYQNALLEVGIEPVLPDEEIQKEVMSIIYDFVKAGKDVSEQQWIKIEQAMVELKCDQVILGCTELSIVNKDLRLSEFYIDSLIVLAETAIVTCGYQLNE encoded by the coding sequence ATCATGAAAAAAATATTAGGAATTATCGGTGGAGTTGGTCCTTTAGCAACAATGTTTCTTGGAGAAATGATTGTTCGCCGTACAAACGCAGTAAAAGACCAAGACCATCTTCACACAATCATCGACAACGATACGTCAATCCCAGATCGTACGGCATATATTTTAGACCAAACAAAAGAAAACCCGGTTCCTTTTTTAACTCGAGATGTGAAAAAGTTAATTTCAGTAGGGGCAGACGTTATTTGTATTCCTTGTAATACAGCACATACTTTTTACAATGAAATGCAGAGTGCATCATCGGTACCGGTTCTTCATATGATTCGAGAGACTGCAAAATATGCTGCAAAGCGTGGAGCTAAACGAGTCGGTGTTTTAGCTACTGACGGCACACTTGCTTCCAAAGTATATCAAAATGCTTTGTTAGAAGTAGGCATTGAACCTGTACTCCCAGATGAAGAAATTCAAAAAGAAGTAATGTCCATCATTTATGATTTTGTTAAAGCAGGAAAAGACGTAAGCGAGCAACAATGGATTAAAATTGAGCAAGCAATGGTTGAATTAAAATGTGACCAAGTCATATTAGGCTGCACAGAGCTTTCTATCGTGAATAAAGATTTACGATTATCAGAATTTTATATTGATTCATTGATTGTGTTAGCTGAGACGGCAATTGTAACTTGTGGTTATCAACTAAACGAATAA
- a CDS encoding acetyl-CoA C-acetyltransferase codes for MGDVYLVDGARTAFTSFGGSFAGVSAVDLATATAIEALNRSNVEPEQIDHVIYGGVIPTSDNAAYLARHIGLKTGIPKEVPALTLNRLCGSGLQSIVTAAQHILLGEGEIILAGGTENMSQSPYANFEQRFSSSKLGNLQFVDMLQATLTDQYTGSGMGMTAEKLAEQYDISREAQDEYSILSHKRAIAARNAGYFQEEIVPVTIKTRKTELKIDQDEHIKEDSTLEKLSNLRPAFKKDGTVTAGNSSGINDGAASIIVASEKAVSENNLKPIAKIVSWGVAGVDPTIMGIGPVPAIKQALHRANLTIEEMDLIEVNEAFAAQYLAVEKELHLKRDKTNVNGGAIALGHPVGASGTRITLSSMYELKRRGGKYALASLCIGGGQGIAIILEGV; via the coding sequence ATGGGAGACGTATATTTAGTTGATGGGGCGAGGACGGCATTTACTTCTTTTGGAGGCTCATTTGCAGGGGTAAGTGCGGTGGATTTGGCAACCGCCACTGCAATTGAAGCCTTAAATAGGTCGAATGTTGAGCCAGAACAAATTGATCATGTTATTTATGGTGGGGTCATTCCAACGAGTGACAATGCTGCTTATTTAGCAAGGCATATTGGTTTAAAGACAGGCATCCCAAAAGAAGTACCGGCACTAACCTTAAATCGATTATGTGGATCTGGTTTGCAATCAATCGTAACGGCAGCACAACATATTTTACTAGGGGAAGGTGAGATTATATTAGCAGGTGGTACAGAAAATATGTCCCAATCCCCCTATGCAAATTTCGAGCAGCGCTTTAGTAGTTCAAAGTTAGGAAATCTTCAATTTGTTGATATGCTCCAAGCTACGTTAACAGATCAATATACAGGTTCAGGTATGGGAATGACAGCTGAAAAACTAGCTGAACAGTACGACATATCAAGAGAAGCACAAGATGAATATTCCATCCTATCTCATAAAAGAGCAATAGCTGCGCGCAACGCTGGATACTTTCAGGAAGAAATCGTACCAGTTACAATAAAAACAAGAAAAACTGAACTGAAAATAGACCAAGATGAACACATAAAAGAAGATTCTACACTAGAAAAATTATCTAATCTTCGCCCTGCATTTAAAAAGGATGGAACTGTTACAGCTGGAAATTCGTCAGGAATTAATGACGGAGCTGCATCAATTATTGTGGCAAGTGAAAAAGCCGTTTCAGAAAATAATTTAAAACCTATAGCGAAGATTGTTTCATGGGGAGTCGCGGGTGTCGACCCAACGATTATGGGAATTGGACCAGTCCCTGCAATTAAACAAGCACTACATCGTGCCAACTTAACAATAGAAGAAATGGATTTAATTGAAGTGAATGAGGCTTTTGCAGCTCAATACTTAGCAGTTGAAAAAGAGCTTCATCTCAAACGTGATAAGACGAACGTAAATGGAGGTGCAATTGCATTAGGTCATCCCGTCGGTGCAAGTGGAACAAGAATCACTCTATCAAGTATGTATGAGCTAAAGCGACGCGGAGGAAAGTATGCGTTAGCTAGCCTTTGTATTGGTGGAGGTCAAGGAATTGCGATTATTCTAGAAGGGGTATAA
- a CDS encoding acyl-CoA dehydrogenase family protein, with protein MSYRFFTEEHDMYRKSLRKMLDKEAYPFFEEWEDKREIPKSFWSKLGENGFLCPMVKEEHGGLGLDFSFSMVLAEELERVGAGLASGIVLHSDIVTPYIEQYGTKEQKEKWLPKSVTGEYISAIAMTEPGAGSDLAGIQTTAVRQGEYYILNGEKTFITNAMNANYVVVVCKTDPHASPAYRGISLIVVEDGTAGFKRGKKLNKIGMHSSDTGELIFEDAKVPVSNLLGEEGKGFYYLMENLQQERLLVAIEVQIEAEEMLRITTKYVKERKAFSRQIAEFQHTQFKLAEMATEIDIGRTYVNSLVSRHNAGEQIVKEVSMAKWWISEMAKRVASQCLQLHGGYGYMEEYEIARRYRDIPVAAIYAGTTEIMKGIIAKHILS; from the coding sequence ATGTCTTATAGATTTTTTACGGAAGAGCATGATATGTATCGAAAATCACTGCGTAAAATGTTGGACAAAGAGGCTTATCCGTTTTTTGAAGAGTGGGAAGACAAACGGGAAATTCCAAAATCCTTTTGGTCCAAGCTAGGTGAGAATGGTTTTTTATGTCCAATGGTAAAAGAAGAGCATGGAGGTCTCGGGCTAGATTTTAGTTTTTCTATGGTTTTAGCAGAAGAATTGGAGAGAGTAGGGGCAGGCTTAGCGAGCGGTATTGTTCTACATTCTGATATCGTTACTCCATATATTGAGCAATACGGGACAAAAGAACAGAAAGAAAAATGGCTCCCCAAAAGTGTTACGGGTGAATATATTTCAGCCATTGCTATGACAGAACCAGGTGCGGGTTCAGATTTAGCTGGTATCCAAACAACTGCTGTCCGCCAAGGTGAATATTACATACTAAATGGAGAAAAGACATTCATCACTAACGCAATGAACGCTAATTACGTTGTTGTGGTTTGTAAAACTGATCCACACGCATCTCCCGCCTATCGAGGCATTAGTTTAATTGTGGTTGAGGATGGAACAGCTGGTTTTAAGCGCGGTAAAAAGTTAAATAAAATAGGCATGCATTCTTCAGATACTGGGGAATTGATTTTTGAGGATGCAAAAGTTCCTGTAAGTAATTTATTAGGTGAAGAGGGAAAAGGTTTTTATTACTTGATGGAGAATTTACAACAGGAACGCTTATTAGTAGCAATTGAAGTCCAGATAGAAGCGGAAGAAATGCTTCGTATTACGACTAAGTATGTGAAAGAAAGAAAAGCCTTCAGTCGTCAAATAGCAGAATTTCAACATACACAATTCAAACTTGCTGAAATGGCTACAGAAATTGATATTGGACGAACATATGTAAATTCGCTTGTCTCAAGACACAATGCTGGAGAACAAATTGTAAAAGAAGTTTCGATGGCAAAATGGTGGATCAGTGAAATGGCGAAGCGCGTAGCATCACAGTGCCTTCAGCTTCATGGTGGCTATGGCTATATGGAAGAATACGAGATTGCTAGAAGATATCGAGATATCCCAGTAGCTGCCATTTACGCAGGGACAACAGAAATAATGAAAGGGATCATCGCAAAGCACATATTATCCTAA